A genomic segment from Torulaspora delbrueckii CBS 1146 chromosome 3, complete genome encodes:
- the GPI15 gene encoding phosphatidylinositol N-acetylglucosaminyltransferase GPI15 (similar to Saccharomyces cerevisiae GPI15 (YNL038W); ancestral locus Anc_2.281), protein MKLAKEILQYMSKPTIASKRCKKYCLVIDQSDNGTWLKFATKPSNYASRVMMNLALLVLLNSLSAIIVQAKVPLELRAKIVIGAIAFCLNSLLLRRPPIESLVVYRNYGVQVTTVRGFLLLPDQLNIKWLGQSQFIPRDEIVDIVINEGFCRGFQVIFYLAVIIRDAKKLKLLFPVCIKRIKHRFPRLLLTLDRPQDPAWMTKRSFIICLESVFSSTRSAFIARAVC, encoded by the coding sequence ATGAAATTGGCTAAAGAGATACTGCAATACATGTCAAAGCCAACAATTGCATCGAAAAGGTGTAAAAAATATTGCTTAGTGATAGATCAAAGCGATAATGGGACGTGGCTCAAGTTTGCCACCAAACCGAGCAATTACGCTAGCCGAGTCATGATGAACCTAGCCTTACTTGTGCTTCTGAATTCGCTATCAGCGATCATAGTCCAGGCAAAGGTACCGCTCGAACTGAGAGCAAAAATAGTCATAGGGGCTATCGCGTTTTGTCTCAACTCGTTATTATTAAGAAGACCTCCAATTGAATCTTTAGTGGTGTATCGAAACTATGGGGTCCAGGTTACTACAGTCCGTGGTTTCCTTCTGTTGCCGGACCAATTGAATATTAAATGGCTTGgtcaaagtcaattcaTTCCTAGAGATGAGATCGTGGACATAGTAATCAATGAAGGGTTTTGCCGGGGCTTTCAAGTCATTTTCTACTTGGCCGTCATCATAAGGGATGCTAAGAAGCTCAAACTGCTCTTTCCTGTATGTATTAAAAGAATCAAACACAGATTTCCAAGACTTTTACTAACACTAGACAGGCCACAAGACCCAGCTTGGATGACCAAAAGATCATTTATAATATGTCTAGAAAGTGTCTTTTCATCGACAAGAAGCGCTTTCATAGCTAGAGCCGTGTGCTGA
- the BMT5 gene encoding 25S rRNA (uracil2634-N3)-methyltransferase (similar to Saccharomyces cerevisiae YIL096C; ancestral locus Anc_2.280) has translation MGRKLKGKPSHKSLKTTLQRHQVREKIRQLHKNKEQNKQQKKSQPNAKVRKNQELQKLNEASFSAFQKDETLLLVGEGDFSFTRSLIEEEFLKAENIIATSYDSSPSELELKYPHSFKENYDFLIQNKVKMMFKVDAMDLIKTLTLSKRNAWSKLLGSSWKYKSLQNIMFNFPHTGKGVKDQDRNIADHQQLIFGYFRSCKKLFELVNAPILEAKNSYDQGYTASEGKQDLTPEGYGNILLSVFTGEPYDSWMIKSLAKDNGLCVQRSHKFEWKNYPQYHHKRTNSEQETTKPAEERDARIYIFEKFERAKKAKSKDLSDEE, from the coding sequence ATGGGTAGAAAGCTTAAGGGTAAGCCAAGCCATAAGAGTCTGAAAACtactcttcaaagacatcaAGTCCGGGAGAAAATCAGACAATTGCACAAGAATAAAGAGCAAAACAAACAGCAGAAGAAGTCCCAACCAAATGCCAAAGTAAGAAAAAACCAGGAACTACAGAAGTTGAATGAAGCTAGTTTCAGCGCGTTTCAGAAGGATGAAACGCTCCTACTGGTCGGAGAAGGTGATTTCTCATTCACCAGATCTCTcattgaggaagaattccTGAAGGCAGAAAATATAATAGCGACTAGCTATGATAGTTCACCTTCGGAACTCGAACTCAAATACCCCcactctttcaaagagaactatgattttttgattcaaaataaaGTCAAGATGATGTTTAAAGTTGATGCTATGGATCTAATAAAGACATTGACTTTGTCAAAAAGAAACGCCTGGTCTAAACTTTTAGGATCATCTTGGAAATACAAGAGCTTACAAAATATCATGTTCAATTTTCCGCATACGGGGAAGGGTGTTAAGGATCAAGATAGAAACATTGCTGATCATcagcaattgatctttggATACTTTAGAAGCTGCAAGAAATTGTTCGAGTTGGTCAATGCTCCAATTTTAGAAGCCAAAAACTCTTATGACCAAGGTTATACGGCATCAGAGGGGAAACAAGATTTAACACCTGAGGGATATGGTAATATTCTCCTTTCCGTGTTCACTGGGGAGCCTTACGATTCTTGGATGATTAAGAGTCTTGCTAAAGACAACGGTTTATGCGTTCAGAGGTCTCATAAATTCGAATGGAAGAATTATCCACAGTATCATCACAAAAGAACGAACAGTGAACAAGAGACTACAAAACCAGCTGAGGAAAGAGACGCTAGAATCtatatctttgaaaaattcgaacGTGCAAAGAAGGCGAAATCAAAAGACTTGAGCGACGAGGAATGA
- the FYV10 gene encoding glucose-induced degradation complex subunit FYV10 (similar to Saccharomyces cerevisiae FYV10 (YIL097W); ancestral locus Anc_2.279), whose product MGSLIHEPSTDFHLKLNEQLFHIPHELLRKNVRQVHKLIERESSTLQSLFSELNVSLQANSLDQDKLALNKLNEIIRKVDLFERKLTKRVDEELRLLERIDSRLKFFHGLQNAKESQDVSKLTDWYQKYTNVLIADYLIRNDQVHLNSLQDDEDSVTLQDGKMWNPGVTYLKQQQLESLLDYDILLAANRISKSLTVDHNLEPLLHWIGENKVFLKKNRSFLEFEARLQDYVELLKAGDYKSAIGRFQKFLLPFVESNYSDLKLASGLLVFINSCRQEESKLQVNDSIDPQIITNDENNTEPNLRSKDDIYEHFFRKKVAKRTSTPPTVNKVIFKQYNKNADLARYTDLLDQKRWSTLNELFSKEYYSMYGISHKEPLLMYLSLGISTLKTKECLHRKEFVSSDNPKLDEYLQKDVLGTTCPVCSEEFAPIAKDLPYAHHIQSKLFENPVMLPNGNIYDAKKLKALALNLNRSNLADLQEFEVVDPIDKKKYPETDFIKMYPT is encoded by the coding sequence ATGGGTTCGCTTATTCATGAGCCAAGCACGGACTTTCATCTGAAGCTAAATGAACAGTTGTTCCACATTCCACATGAGTTGCTTCGTAAGAATGTAAGACAAGTTCACAAGCTTATAGAAAGGGAGTCCTCCACACTGCAAAGTTTGTTCAGCGAGTTGAATGTATCATTACAAGCAAACTCTTTGGATCAAGATAAGTTAGCTTTAAACAAATTGAATGAGATTATACGGAAAGTGGACTTGTTTGAGAGGAAATTGACCAAGAGGgtggatgaagagttgaGACTGCTGGAAAGGATTGACTCAAGATTGAAGTTCTTTCATGGACTGCAGAATGCAAAAGAATCACAAGATGTCTCAAAACTGACAGATTGGTACCAAAAATACACGAATGTGCTCATAGCAGACTATCTCATAAGGAATGATCAGGTCCATTTAAATTCTCttcaggatgatgaagattcCGTAACGTTGCAGGATGGGAAGATGTGGAATCCCGGTGTAACTTACTTGAAGCAGCAACAGTTGGAAAGCTTGCTAGATTATGATATCTTACTGGCGGCTAACAGAATCTCTAAATCTCTCACGGTCGATCATAACTTGGAACCTCTGCTTCATTGGATAGGGGAAAACAAGGTtttcctgaagaagaatcgCTCTTTTCTGGAATTTGAAGCACGATTACAGGATTACGTGGAATTGTTGAAAGCTGGTGATTACAAGAGTGCTATTGGACGTTTTCAGAAATTTTTACTGCCTTTTGTTGAAAGCAATTATTCAGATCTGAAGCTGGCTTCAGGCTTACTTGTCTTTATCAACAGTTGCcggcaagaagaatcaaaacTACAGGTTAACGACTCTATCGACCCCCAAATAATTACGAATGACGAGAATAATACGGAGCCAAATCTAAGATCAAAGGATGACATTTATGAACATTTCTTCCGGAAAAAAGTTGCTAAGAGAACGAGTACCCCACCGACGGTAAACAAAGTGATTTTTAAACAATACAATAAGAATGCCGATCTTGCGCGTTACACAGATTTATTGGATCAAAAGAGGTGGTCAACTCTCAATGAACTTTTCTCAAAAGAATATTATTCCATGTACGGTATTTCACACAAGGAACCCCTGCTTATGTACCTTTCCCTTGGTATTTCGACGTTAAAAACAAAGGAATGTCTACATCGAAAAGAATTTGTCTCCTCGGATAATCCAAAACTAGATGAATACTTGCAGAAGGACGTCCTTGGCACAACATGTCCTGTTTGCAGTGAAGAATTTGCTCCAATTGCCAAGGATCTGCCCTATGCACATCACATTCAATCGAAATTGTTCGAGAATCCGGTGATGCTACCCAACGGTAATATCTACGATgcaaagaagttgaaagctTTGGCACTTAACTTGAATCGTTCCAATCTCGCAGACttgcaagagtttgaagTTGTGGATCCCATCGACAAGAAAAAATATCCAGAGACTGACTTCATAAAGATGTACCCGACATAA
- the IDH1 gene encoding isocitrate dehydrogenase (NAD(+)) IDH1 (similar to Saccharomyces cerevisiae IDH1 (YNL037C); ancestral locus Anc_2.278), whose translation MLRSAVGKRMFASVAAAEKVLPKKYGGRFVVTLIPGDGVGKEVTDSVVSIFEAENLPIDWDRVDISGLDHEEGVQAAVDSLKRNKIGLKGIWHTSAADQAGKGSLNVALRKELDIYANVALFKSVPGVKTKIPNVDLVVIRENTEGEYSGLEHESVPGVVESLKIMTEDKTERIARFAFDFAKKYNRHAVTAVHKANIMKLGDGLFRNVVTRVGEQEYPDVKVGSIIVDNASMQTVAKPHQFDVLVTPSMYGTILGNIGAALIGGPGLVAGANYGREYAVFEPGSRHVGLDIKDKNIANPTAMILSASLMLDHLGLSTSATKISNAVHQVIAEGKSTTPDIGGSASTTEFTQAVIEKLASL comes from the coding sequence ATGTTGAGATCAGCCGTAGGTAAGAGAATGTTTGCATCTGTAGCGGCTGCTGAGAAAGTGCTGCCTAAGAAATATGGTGGCAGATTCGTAGTCACGTTGATACCCGGTGATGGTGTTGGTAAAGAGGTTACAGACTCTGTGGTGTCAATCTTTGAGGCTGAGAATTTGCCTATTGACTGGGACCGTGTGGATATCTCCGGTTTGGACCACGAGGAAGGTGTTCAGGCCGCTGTGGACTCTTTGAAACGTAACAAGATCGGTTTGAAAGGTATCTGGCACACTTCTGCCGCTGATCAAGCTGGCAAGGGTTCTCTGAATGTGGCTTTGAGAAAAGAACTGGATATTTACGCCAATGTTGCTCTTTTCAAGTCTGTTCCAGGTGTTAAGACTAAGATCCCAAATGTGGATCTAGTGGTTATCAGAGAAAACACCGAAGGTGAATACTCTGGTCTAGAGCACGAATCTGTGCCCGGCGTTGTTGAGTCCTTGAAGATTATGACTGAGGATAAGACTGAGAGAATCGCTCGTTTTGCGTTCGATTTTGCTAAGAAATACAACAGACACGCAGTTACAGCTGTTCACAAGGCCAACATTATGAAATTGGGTGATGGTCTTTTCAGAAATGTTGTTACTAGAGTCGGTGAACAGGAATACCCAGATGTTAAGGTTGGTTCCATCATCGTTGATAACGCTTCGATGCAAACGGTCGCCAAACCACACCAATTCGATGTTCTAGTTACTCCTTCCATGTACGGTACCATTTTAGGTAATATCGGTGCTGCTTTGATTGGTGGCCCTGGTTTGGTCGCTGGTGCTAACTACGGTAGAGAGTACGCTGTTTTCGAGCCAGGTTCCAGACACGTTGGTTTGGATATCAAGGACAAGAACATTGCTAACCCAACTGCTATGATTTTGTCGGCATCTTTGATGTTGGATCACTTGGGTCTAAGCACTTCTGCTACCAAGATCTCAAATGCCGTTCATCAAGTCATCGCCGAGGGTAAATCTACTACTCCTGATATTGGTGGTTCTGCTTCCACCACGGAATTTACTCAAGCTgtcattgagaaattggcaTCTTTGTGA
- the FMC1 gene encoding Fmc1p (similar to Saccharomyces cerevisiae FMC1 (YIL098C); ancestral locus Anc_2.277), translating to MKQAARAYRDVIRAMVRGDRRSRIAQRAEETRKQIAMLTYKRMNIVRQQNETKDAMLNASLFKDLQLLNRQVETLKRDRAENDKSLLFVRDTALIRDSLLQERGDNERLVQHLHDIGSFLTNQREYDELIERYNGSSKLSQEETVRRTAGKVGLHVPF from the coding sequence ATGAAGCAGGCTGCTAGAGCATATCGTGATGTTATTAGAGCGATGGTACGGGGCGACCGTAGGTCGCGGATCGCTCAACGTGCAGAAGAGACTCGGAAACAGATCGCCATGCTTACTTATAAGCGTATGAACATTGTAAGACAACAGAATGAGACTAAAGATGCTATGTTGAATGCTAGTTTATTTAAAGATTTGCAATTACTGAACAGACAGGTGGAAACGCTTAAACGCGATAGAGCGGAGAACGATAAGAGCCTGCTCTTTGTTCGAGACACCGCGCTTATTCGCGATAGCTTGTTGCAGGAAAGAGGTGACAACGAAAGGCTGGTTCAACATCTGCACGATATCGGTTCTTTCCTGACAAACCAAAGGGAGTACGACGAACTGATCGAGCGTTATAATGGTAGTTCGAAACTGTCGCAAGAGGAAACCGTTAGGAGGACGGCTGGTAAAGTGGGGTTGCATGTGCCATTTTAA
- the SGA1 gene encoding glucan 1,4-alpha-glucosidase (similar to Saccharomyces cerevisiae SGA1 (YIL099W); ancestral locus Anc_2.276) yields the protein MKGSINGSHRGSKHALSVLTLIIIISLIAYRFFLPLESELQVARAPWSFEDEDRNVTIVDFFKPFDSAHPTSLPLKDYYRKINLKPVAPYSINRANFSEWVDVQCESSFERLLQNVADSELNGDHLVSEGVVEGVVIASPSKSAPDYFYQWVRDAAITMHTVVNNLFPVTVAPYDAGAGAVNVTLARTVLKYVNNSYVLQRSDNPSGQGVDGQDGNPLRGLGEPKWLVDNKPFTQNWGRPQNDGPPLRSLTIFTLLHELALNGVALEDIIEKCGFGADLIFRNDTELFEQIIYWDLRFIMFNWKEDSFDLWEEVNGKHFFTSLVQFTSIKMAISFLEKSENEWTRFDKQVLLQDLRKCLNDMAQFLTFDSGFINPNKNYIVETPSVLNQRCGLDIAVIIGSLLTHAENFDVGVPFGVTDTGVLNTLYSLVKSMGVIYPINHQRAPLNIGVALGRYPEDIYDGVGTSEGNPWFLATSAAPELLYRLILENYKLQRDLVIPLNRWESEFWTLVFDGFQHYTDQEYQLVIPWGSPAFGQTMTAVFDLGESFLDKMREHVSDAGEMSEQFNKYTGYLQGAHDLTWSYGALWSTCHARKQVLPLVSA from the coding sequence ATGAAGGGCTCGATAAACGGTTCCCACCGTGGTTCCAAACATGCGTTGTCCGTTCTCACATTAATTATTATTATATCTCTTATTGCGTATCGTTTTTTCCTGCCGCTCGAATCGGAGTTGCAGGTTGCAAGAGCGCCTTGGagttttgaagatgaagatagAAATGTTACGATAGTGGATTTTTTTAAACCCTTTGACTCCGCGCATCCAACTTCGcttcctttgaaagactACTATAGAAAGATTAATTTAAAGCCAGTGGCCCCTTATAGTATTAATAGGGCTAATTTCAGCGAATGGGTCGATGTGCAGTGTGAGTCGTCGTTTGAGAGACTCTTACAAAATGTGGCTGATTCTGAGTTGAACGGGGATCATCTGGTATCTGAAGGAGTTGTTGAGGGTGTTGTGATCGCTTCGCCTTCCAAGTCCGCGCCGGATTATTTTTACCAATGGGTTCGTGATGCGGCCATTACGATGCATACGGTAGTCAACAATTTGTTCCCTGTAACAGTGGCTCCCTATGATGCGGGCGCGGGAGCGGTCAATGTGACTTTGGCTAGAACAGTACTGAAATACGTGAATAATTCCTatgttttgcaaagatCAGATAATCCATCTGGCCAGGGTGTGGATGGTCAGGATGGGAACCCTTTGAGAGGGCTGGGTGAACCCAAATGGTTGGTTGATAATAAGCCTTTTACACAGAATTGGGGGAGACCGCAAAATGATGGTCCTCCTTTGAGATCTCTTACTATTTTCACTTTATTACATGAATTGGCGCTTAATGGTGTCGCGCTGGAAGATATTATTGAGAAGTGCGGCTTTGGCGCCGACCTGATATTTAGGAATGATACAGAAttatttgaacaaataaTATACTGGGATCTAAGGTTCATTATGTTTAATTGGAAAGAGGATTCGTTTGATCTGTGGGAAGAAGTTAATGGAAAACATTTTTTTACTTCATTGGTGCAATTTACTTCTATAAAGATGGCCATTAGTTTCCTCGAGAAGTCAGAGAACGAATGGACCCGGTTTGATAAGCAAGTGTTGCTACAGGATTTGCGTAAATGTCTAAATGATATGGCTCAATTCTTGACTTTTGATTCAGGGTTTATCAATCCTAATAAGAATTATATCGTGGAAACTCCATCGGTACTAAACCAAAGATGCGGTTTAGATATCGCAGTTATCATCGGATCTCTATTGACACATGCCGAGAATTTTGACGTCGGTGTACCATTTGGCGTTACCGACACCGGTGTACTAAACACTCTGTATTCGTTAGTCAAATCTATGGGGGTTATCTATCCTATAAACCACCAGAGGGCTCCTTTAAACATCGGTGTCGCATTAGGTAGATACCCTGAAGACATTTACGATGGTGTGGGCACTTCGGAAGGCAACCCATGGTTTCTAGCCACCTCGGCGGCTCCCGAATTGCTGTACCGTTTGATTCTCGAAAATTACAAATTACAAAGAGATTTGGTAATTCCTCTGAACCGTTGGGAATCTGAATTTTGGACACTAGTGTTCGATGGGTTCCAACATTACACGGACCAGGAATACCAATTAGTTATCCCCTGGGGCTCACCAGCGTTTGGGCAAACAATGACCGCTGTATTCGATCTGGGAGAATCCTTCCTCGACAAGATGCGCGAACATGTAAGCGACGCAGGCGAGATGAGCGAACAGTTTAACAAGTACACAGGCTATTTACAAGGAGCCCACGACCTAACGTGGTCCTATGGAGCATTATGGTCGACTTGTCACGCACGCAAACAGGTCCTACCACTTGTTAGCGCTTAA
- the NCE103 gene encoding carbonate dehydratase NCE103 (similar to Saccharomyces cerevisiae NCE103 (YNL036W); ancestral locus Anc_2.275) codes for MISDTPFTLTHDSKLDDLLAANKQWSKSMNNLHPSLFPEFNGKGQQPHTLFIGCSDSRYNETCLGVLPGEVFTWKTVANICNPEDLTLMATLEFAIRCLKVNKVVVCGHTDCGGIKTCLTGQLEPLKDKEGLNCGHLYQYLHDIDELHRSEKEQLASFPTLEEKSKYLSHCNVKRQFAQIMKNDTVKNAIVAQELEVYGLVYNVDSGLLDPVIAN; via the coding sequence ATGATCAGTGACACTCCATTCACTCTAACACATGACTCTAAGCTTGATGACCTGCTGGCGGCAAACAAGCAATGGTCCAAGAGCATGAACAATCTACATCCAAGTCTTTTCCCAGAATTTAACGGGAAGGGTCAACAACCACACACTCTATTCATCGGTTGTTCCGACTCCCGCTACAACGAAACCTGTTTAGGTGTGCTTCCGGGTGAAGTCTTTACCTGGAAAACTGTCGCAAACATTTGCAACCCAGAAGACTTGACTCTTATGGCTACATTAGAATTCGCAATCAGATGTTTAAAGGTTAACAAAGTCGTCGTGTGCGGTCACACCGACTGTGGCGGTATCAAGACATGTCTAACGGGCCAATTAGAGCCTCTAAAAGATAAAGAAGGTCTAAACTGCGGACATTTGTACCAATACTTGCATGATATCGATGAACTACATCGCtcagagaaagaacaattaGCCTCCTTCCCTACCTTAGAAGAAAAGAGCAAGTATTTATCACACTGCAACGTCAAGAGACAGTTTGCGCAAATCATGAAAAATGACACTGTAAAGAATGCAATTGTAGCCCAAGAGCTAGAAGTCTACGGACTGGTCTACAACGTAGACTCCGGTCTGCTAGACCCCGTCATCGCTAACTAA
- the XBP1 gene encoding Xbp1p (similar to Saccharomyces cerevisiae XBP1 (YIL101C); ancestral locus Anc_2.274) yields MVKRKDGGNPQEVTGGGLKYAIHNLDLSTVELSTSPLDDYQRLFFARLLSRPNVDQRRNLDVKRVTYKSSIAEAFANPACVVPDAGLTHDGASPRMQFSQRRPSGSAKYVLDCFEYQLPDVLLGGQSGLEQFTSLSEGSKARLGLDEHPGRVLSGTISMPGDPAQSEGFVAPTQGEGDELVANPLTKNQQFKLRKIDHSLQQNSKLINPNNCVLWTHESGYVFLTGIWRLYQDVMRGLISLPRVDDSNRAEVQEVCKKELDYISTTAFYESGACPPAGYSDRRKRRQSAGSDMPSSTGQGSLSSPTIPTSANPSSSVTHYTDLHWNGLSPDLKQMMCDTYRNHLIHEKGFSPQDLVKCDFAEVIKRVRGGYIKIQGTWLPLETARLLCVRFCYPIRYLLVPIFGPTFPTDCENWFKYIQNQLKIREANLNKLSPSPVDVGTQPRRRKRRDSTRSKVSKPVGNELLNAFQNLLDISKNPPVANPTPKQISRRSSSCAPECALMQRRSSLEKLPPISAIMQSISPRSSVGHHSDSGYTPLRNIHRDSGMESQPPIHPNPTVQTLSHLASFYNTNGHRYSYPGNVYMSHQRPVSNKMQLTPNDGLFEMYMNKTSSAPMQEVSVKSEMTNATNYKPVNFTDGSDKWFPRSRAQISGSGNISNPASPGQKNNVATLSTSYPEMNAPMTYWFSATR; encoded by the coding sequence ATGGTTAAGAGAAAGGATGGAGGGAATCCGCAAGAGGTCACCGGGGGTGGATTGAAGTATGCGATCCATAACTTGGATCTATCGACAGTGGAGTTGTCCACCAGTCCCTTAGACGACTATCAGAGACTTTTCTTTGCGAGGTTGCTATCTAGACCTAATGTAGATCAACGACGAAACTTGGATGTTAAGAGAGTAACTTACAAATCGAGCATCGCTGAAGCGTTTGCCAATCCTGCTTGTGTTGTGCCGGACGCGGGGTTGACTCACGATGGCGCGTCTCCGAGAATGCAGTTCTCCCAGAGAAGACCCAGTGGTTCTGCCAAGTATGTGCTCGACTGTTTCGAGTACCAGTTACCTGATGTGCTATTAGGCGGTCAATCTGGTCTCGAGCAGTTTACTTCGTTGTCCGAGGGATCGAAGGCCAGATTAGGGCTCGATGAGCATCCTGGGAGAGTATTGAGTGGGACTATTTCGATGCCAGGGGATCCAGCTCAGTCGGAAGGTTTTGTGGCTCCAACGCAGGGCGAAGGAGATGAACTAGTTGCAAATCCCTTGACGAAGAATCAGCAGTTCAAGTTGCGGAAAATTGATCACAGTTTACAGCAGAATAGTAAACTTATCAACCCAAACAATTGCGTCCTGTGGACTCACGAATCAGGTTACGTGTTTTTAACAGGTATCTGGAGACTGTACCAGGACGTCATGCGTGGGTTAATCAGTCTCCCCAGGGTGGATGATTCGAATAGGGCAGAAGTACAGGAAGTAtgcaagaaagaattggattATATCAGTACTACTGCCTTTTATGAATCTGGGGCATGTCCGCCGGCAGGTTATAGTGACAGGAGAAAAAGGCGTCAATCGGCTGGTTCCGATATGCCTAGTTCCACGGGACAGGGATCTTTGAGCTCACCCACAATACCGACGTCGGCTAATCCCAGCTCCTCAGTCACTCATTACACTGATTTACATTGGAATGGCTTATCTCCAgatttgaagcagatgATGTGCGACACGTACCGAAACCATTTGATTCATGAGAAGGGGTTTTCACCACAGGACTTAGTCAAGTGCGATTTCGCCGAGGTGATCAAACGTGTTCGTGGTGGATATATCAAGATTCAAGGTACTTGGCTGCCTTTGGAAACTGCAAGGTTACTTTGTGTAAGGTTTTGCTATCCAATAAGGTATCTACTAGTACCTATATTCGGACCCACTTTTCCCACTGATTGTGAAAATTGGTTCAAATACATTCAAAATCAGCTCAAGATAAGAGAGGCCAACTTGAATAAGCTCTCACCAAGTCCAGTTGATGTGGGCACTCAACCcaggagaagaaaaaggaGAGACTCCACTAGATCAAAGGTTAGTAAGCCAGTAGGGAATGAACTCTTGAATGCTTTCCAAAATCTGTTGGATATCTCAAAGAATCCTCCAGTAGCAAATCCTACACCAAAGCAGATTAGTAGGAGGTCGTCATCATGCGCACCGGAATGCGCTTTGATGCAAAGAAGATCGTCACTGGAGAAATTACCACCGATCAGTGCAATAATGCAATCAATCTCCCCTCGTTCATCGGTGGGACATCACAGTGATAGCGGGTATACTCCGCTAAGAAATATACACAGAGATTCAGGGATGGAATCGCAGCCCCCAATACATCCCAATCCAACTGTACAAACACTTTCACATTTGGCATCATTTTATAACACCAATGGTCATAGGTATTCGTATCCCGGAAACGTCTACATGTCTCATCAGAGACCAGTGTCAAATAAGATGCAATTAACACCAAATGATGGACTTTTTGAGATGTACATGAATAAGACAAGTTCAGCTCCAATGCAGGAGGTTTCAGTGAAATCAGAAATGACCAATGCAACGAACTACAAGCCTGTAAATTTCACTGATGGTTCTGACAAGTGGTTCCCTCGCTCTAGAGCCCAAATTTCAGGTAGCGGTAATATTTCTAATCCCGCCAGCCCTggtcaaaagaataatGTGGCTAcactttcaacttcataTCCCGAGATGAACGCACCCATGACGTATTGGTTTAGTGCTACTCGCTGA